Proteins encoded by one window of Glycine soja cultivar W05 chromosome 15, ASM419377v2, whole genome shotgun sequence:
- the LOC114387708 gene encoding cullin-4-like, translating to MSLPTKRSGTAGSSPSPPPPMKKAKSLLLHSSSSSDAVLDPSSMPLDDDLPNARAANLARKKATPPQPAKKLLIKLHKAKPTLPTNFEEDTWAKLKSAIRAIFLKQPNSCDLEKLYQAVNDLCLYKMGGNLYQRIEKECEAHISAALQSLVGQSPDLVVFLSLVERCWQDLCDQMLMIRGIALFLDRTYVKQTANVRSLWDMGLQLFRKHLSLSPEVEHKTVTGLLRMIESERKGEAVDRTLLNHLLKMFTALGIYAESFEKPFLECTSEFYAAEGVKYMQQSDVPDYLKHVEIRLQEEHERCLIYLDASTRKPLIATAEKQLLERHIPAILDKGFAMLMDGNRIEDLQRMYLLFSRVNALESLRLAISSYIRRTGQGIVLDEEKDKDMVSSLLEFKASLDTTWEESFSKNEAFCNTIKDSFEHLINLRQNRPAELIAKFLDEKLRAGNKGTSEEELEGTLDKVLVLFRFIQGKDVFEAFYKKDLAKRLLLGKSASIDAEKSMISKLKTECGSQFTNKLEGMFKDIELSKEINESFKQSSQARTKLPSGIEMSVHVLTTGYWPTYPPMDVRLPHELNVYQDIFKEFYLSKYSGRRLMWQNSLGHCVLKAEFPKGKKELAVSLFQTVVLMLFNDAEKLSFQDIKDSTGIEGKELRRTLQSLACGKVRVLQKLPKGRDVEDDDSFVFNEGFTAPLYRIKVNAIQLKETVEENTSTTERVFQDRQYQVDAAIVRIMKTRKVLSHTLLITELFQQLKFPIKPADLKKRIESLIDREYLERDKNNPQIYNYLA from the exons ATGTCTCTCCCCACCAAACGGTCGGGCACCGCTGGTTCCTCCCCGTCGCCGCCACCCCCTATGAAAAAGGCCAAGTCCCTCCTCCtccactcctcctcctcctccgacGCCGTTCTGGACCCTTCCTCCATGCCTCTCGACGACGATCTCCCCAATGCCCGCGCCGCCAATCTCGCCCGCAAGAAAGCCACCCCGCCCCAACCCGCCAAGAAGCTCCTCATCAAGCTCCACAAAG CTAAACCAACATTGCCCACAAATTTTGAGGAGGATACATGGGCAAAACTAAAGTCTGCCATTCGTGCTATATTTTTGAAGCAACCTAACTCTTGTGATTTGGAGAAGCTTTATCAG GCTGTGAATGATCTCTGCCTTTATAAAATGGGTGGAAATCTTTATCAACGAATTGAAAAGGAGTGTGAAGCACATATATCTGCAGCACTGCAGTCTTTGGTTGGCCAAAGCCCGGATTTGGTTGTTTTTCTGTCTCTAGTTGAGAGATGTTGGCAGGATCTTTGTGACCAAATGTTGATGATCCGTGGTATAGCCTTGTTTCTGGATAGGACATATGTGAAGCAAACTGCAAATGTCCGGTCATTATGGGACATGGGCTTACAACTTTTCCGCAAACATCTTTCATTGTCTCCGGAAGTAGAACACAAAACTGTTACAGGTCTTCTACGAATGATTGAAAGTGAAAG AAAAGGTGAAGCAGTGGATAGAACTCTTCTAAACCATCTTTTGAAGATGTTTACTGCTCTGGGAATTTATGCAGAAAGCTTTGAGAAGCCATTCCTTGAATGCACATCTGAATTTTATGCTGCTGAAGGCGTGAAATACATGCAGCAATCAGATGTTCCAGATTACTTGAAGCATGTGGAG ATAAGATTGCAAGAAGAACATGAAAGATGTTTGATCTACTTGGATGCAAGTACTAGGAAGCCATTGATAGCAACGGCAGAAAAGCAACTTCTTGAACGTCATATACCTGCCATTCTTGATAAG GGCTTCGCAATGCTTATGGATGGGAATCGTATTGAAGACCTCCAGAGAATGTACTTACTCTTTTCAAGGGTCAATGCCCTCGAGTCACTGAGGCTGGCCATTAGTTCATACATCAGGAGAACTGGTCAGGGCATTGTTTTGGATGAGGAGAAAGATAAAGATATGGTTTCATCCCTCTTGGAATTTAAGGCTTCTCTTGACACAACATGGGAAGAAAGCTTTTCCAAGAATGAAGCATTCTGTAACACCATTAAAGATTCATTTGAGCATCTCATCAATCTTCGTCAG AACCGGCCTGCAGAGTTGATTGCCAAGTTTTTGGATGAGAAACTTCGTGCAGGTAACAAAGGCACTTCAGAAGAAGAGTTGGAGGGTACACTTGATAAAGTCCTGGTTTTATTCAGGTTCATTCAG GGCAAGGATGTGTTTGAGGCATTTTATAAGAAAGATCTTGCAAAAAGACTACTGTTAGGAAAGAGTGCTTCTATTGATGCAGAGAAATCTATGATCTCCAAG TTGAAGACCGAGTGCGGCAGCCAGTTCACAAACAAACTAGAAGGGATGTTTAAG GACATTGAATTATCAAAAGAAATAAACGAGTCCTTCAAGCAGTCATCCCAGGCTAGGACAAAACTCCCATCAGGGATTGAAATGAGTGTTCATGTCTTGACAACTGG GTACTGGCCGACATATCCACCCATGGATGTTAGACTTCCTCATGAATTGAATGTTTACCAG GATATTTTCAAAGAGTTCTATCTAAGCAAATATAGTGGGAGGCGTCTGATGTGGCAAAATTCATTAGGTCACTGTGTCCTAAAGGCAGAGTTTCCTAAAGGGAAAAAGGAGTTGGCTGTCTCCCTATTTCAG ACTGTTGTTCTTATGTTATTCAATGATGCTGAGAAACTAAGCTTTCAAGATATCAAGGACTCTACTGGTATAGAGGGCAAGGAATTGAGAAGGACTCTGCAATCACTTGCATGTGGAAAAGTTCGTGTCCTACAAAAG TTGCCAAAGGGTAGAGATGTGGAGGATGATGACTCATTTGTTTTTAATGAAGGGTTTACAGCTCCTCTTTATCGTATAAAG GTGAATGCAATTCAGTTGAAGGAGACAGTGGAGGAGAACACAAGCACCACAGAAAGAGTTTTCCAAGACCGTCAGTATCAg GTTGATGCTGCTATTGTGAGGATAATGAAGACTAGGAAAGTGCTTAGTCACACGCTTCTTATTACTGAACTCTTCCAACAG CTCAAATTTCCAATAAAACCAGCTGACTTGAAGAAAAGGATCGAAAGCCTGATTGACAGGGAGTATCTGGAGAGAGACAAGAACAACCCTCAAATATACAATTACCTGGcatag